The following are encoded together in the Cicer arietinum cultivar CDC Frontier isolate Library 1 chromosome 2, Cicar.CDCFrontier_v2.0, whole genome shotgun sequence genome:
- the LOC101497025 gene encoding G2/mitotic-specific cyclin S13-7: MASRVIAPIELQQPRGENNNNNNKQKNALGVEGRNRRGVLKDIGNLVANQADLGVNANVCKPNTRSQAIAQVLAEKNKKSSTNLDLPQKPKEPEVIIISSDEESEGVKEKQQAVRGRKQRERSTTKNGKAFSSVLSARSTVACSIVPKELVINIDATDKDNELAATEYIDDIYKFYKLTEEDGRVHDYMVSQPDINAKMRSILVDWLIEVHRKFELMPETFYLTLNIVDRFLSTKVVPRNELQLVGISSMLIASKYEEIWAPEVNDFVIISDSAYVREQVLIMEKTILRNLEWYLTVPTPYVFLVRYIKASTPSDKEMENMVYFLAELSMMHYATVSLYSPSMIAASAVYAARSTLEKSPFWTDTLKHYTGFSEEQLRECAKLMVSFHSAAPESRLKAIYKKFCSTDRCAVALRTPAKNLSAHTDTES, translated from the exons ATGGCTTCAAGAGTTATTGCTCCAATCGAACTTCAACAACCCAGAg gtgagaataataataataataataagcaaAAGAATGCACTGGGGGTAGAAGGAAGAAACAGAAGGGGGGTGCTTAAGGATATTGGTAATCTTGTGGCTAATCAAGCAGATCTTGGTGTTAATGCTAATGTGTGCAAGCCTAACACAAG GTCTCAGGCTATTGCTCAAGTCCTAGCAGAGAAAAACAAG aaaTCAAGCACTAATTTGGACTTACCTCAAAAGCCTAAAGAACCTGAAGTTATCATCATAAGCTCTGATGAAGAATCTGAGGGAGTGAAGGAGAAACAACAAGCTGTTAGAGGAAGAAAGCAAAGAGAAAGGTCCACTACAAAAAATGGCAAGGCCTTTAGTTCAGTACTTTCAGCTAGAAGCACG GTTGCTTGTAGTATTGTACCAAAGGAATTGGTAATCAACATTGATGCTACTGATAAGGACAATGAATTGGCTGCAACTGAGTACATTGATGACATCTACAAGTTTTACAAACTCACTGAA GAAGATGGTCGTGTCCATGATTATATGGTTTCACAGCCGGATATAAATGCCAAAATGAGATCAATCCTTGTGGACTGGTTGATAGAAGTGCACCGAAAATTCGAACTCATGCCAGAAACTTTCTATCTGACTCTTAACATTGTTGACAGATTCTTGTCAACAAAGGTTGTACCTAGAAATGAACTTCAGCTTGTTGGAATAAGCTCAATGCTTATAGCATCCAAATATGAAGAGATATGGGCACCAGAG GTTAATGACTTTGTAATCATATCAGACAGTGCCTATGTTAGAGAACAGGTTCTGATTATGGAGAAAACAATCTTGAGAAATTTGGAATGGTATCTAACTGTTCCTACTCCTTATGTGTTCTTGGTTCGGTACATCAAAGCCTCAACTCCCTCTGATAAAGAG ATGGAAAATATGGTGTATTTCCTAGCTGAACTTTCTATGATGCATTATGCTACTGTATCATTGTATAGTCCTTCAATGATTGCTGCTTCTGCTGTTTATGCCGCAAGATCTACCCTTGAGAAGAGCCCTTTTTGGACTGATACTTTGAAGCACTACACAGGCTTCTCCGAGGAACAACTAAG GGAATGTGCCAAACTCATGGTGAGCTTTCATTCTGCTGCTCCAGAAAGCAGGCTGAAGGCAATTTACAAGAAATTCTGTAGCACAGATCGTTGTGCTGTAGCTCTTCGTACTCCAGCCAAAAACTTGTCAGCACACACAGACACAGAGTCTTGA